A window of Myxococcus xanthus contains these coding sequences:
- a CDS encoding M57 family metalloprotease, whose protein sequence is MLKFRSVALVAGVALLGSACGGPEASESEPTKMTWEEFRASVYEDPEGKLIFDGDMALDSEEELRAFFDNHVAAETGTSRGGLAVYNTSPTKALSGDVKWSATQARNLTYCVSSTFSGNKARVVTAMNSATAAWEATANVNFTHVTAQDGACTASNNNVLFDVRPVNSGGQYLARAFFPNSGRSGRNVLVDNTAFGPISPWTLEGIMRHELGHVLGFRHEHTRSTGSCFEDNAWRALTSTYDRASVMHYPQCAGTQTGDLVLTTLDKQGARALYP, encoded by the coding sequence ATGCTCAAGTTCCGCTCCGTTGCGCTGGTTGCTGGTGTGGCCCTTCTCGGTTCCGCGTGCGGTGGCCCGGAGGCCTCCGAGTCCGAGCCGACGAAGATGACGTGGGAGGAGTTCCGGGCCTCGGTGTACGAGGATCCCGAGGGTAAGCTGATTTTCGACGGCGACATGGCGCTGGACAGCGAGGAGGAGCTGCGCGCCTTCTTCGACAACCACGTCGCGGCGGAGACGGGCACCAGCCGGGGCGGCCTGGCCGTCTACAATACGAGCCCCACCAAGGCCCTCAGCGGGGACGTGAAGTGGAGCGCCACCCAGGCGCGTAACCTCACGTACTGCGTCAGCAGCACCTTCTCCGGCAACAAGGCGCGCGTGGTGACGGCGATGAACAGCGCCACGGCGGCCTGGGAGGCCACCGCGAACGTCAACTTCACCCACGTGACCGCGCAGGATGGGGCCTGCACCGCTTCGAACAACAACGTGCTCTTCGACGTGCGTCCGGTGAACTCGGGCGGCCAGTACCTGGCGCGCGCCTTCTTCCCGAACTCGGGGCGCTCGGGCCGCAACGTGCTGGTGGACAACACCGCCTTCGGCCCCATCTCGCCCTGGACGCTGGAGGGCATCATGCGCCACGAGCTGGGCCACGTGCTGGGCTTCCGTCACGAGCACACCCGCTCCACGGGCAGCTGCTTCGAGGACAACGCGTGGCGCGCCCTGACGTCGACGTATGACCGCGCGTCCGTCATGCACTACCCGCAGTGCGCTGGCACCCAGACGGGGGACCTGGTGCTCACCACCCTGGACAAGCAGGGCGCTCGCGCGCTGTACCCGTAG
- a CDS encoding phospholipase D-like domain-containing protein has product MHLFDIPAWLEVAWPHVVAALTVLISVVASAHAVLHKRDVRAAVGWVGLAWLVPVLGGVLYVLLGINRIRRRARSLMLKQEHGRFPPLFQVAPMKAETVSGPHPEAAPLAPLVRLGDAVVGRPLLPGNRFTVLESRRDAYPAMLEAIDAARTTLSLCSYIFDNDMAGRRFVEALSAAVKRGVEVRVLVDAVGSRYTWPPILGRLRRAGVRAARFLPSLMPYRLPFANLRNHRKLMVVDGRVGFTGGMNIRKAFWPGEHAAVDLHFRVEGPLVGQLQETFAEDWAFTTRERLTGEAWFPPLTEVGTVLARGIADGPDEDFETLRTVLLGALATARTSVRIVTPYFLPDTALITALSVAALRGVQVDILLPEKGNLPLVQWAAWAQLWQVLRPGCRIFLTAPPFDHTKLMVVDGVWSLIGSANWDPRSLRLNFEFNVECYDTALAMQLEGVVAARLRNARPLTLEQVDARALPIRLRDGLARLLSPYL; this is encoded by the coding sequence ATGCACCTGTTCGACATCCCCGCGTGGTTGGAGGTGGCCTGGCCCCATGTGGTGGCGGCGCTGACCGTGCTCATCAGCGTGGTGGCCAGCGCCCATGCGGTGCTGCACAAGCGGGACGTGCGGGCCGCGGTGGGCTGGGTGGGACTGGCGTGGCTGGTGCCGGTGCTGGGCGGGGTGCTGTACGTCCTGCTGGGCATCAACCGCATCCGGCGCCGGGCGCGTTCATTGATGCTGAAACAAGAGCACGGCCGCTTTCCGCCGCTGTTCCAGGTGGCCCCCATGAAGGCGGAGACGGTGAGTGGCCCCCACCCCGAGGCCGCCCCCCTGGCACCCCTGGTGCGGCTGGGGGACGCGGTGGTGGGACGGCCGCTGCTGCCGGGCAACCGCTTCACCGTGCTGGAGTCCCGCCGGGACGCCTACCCCGCAATGCTGGAGGCGATTGACGCGGCGCGCACGACGCTGTCGCTGTGCAGCTACATCTTCGACAATGACATGGCGGGCCGGCGCTTCGTGGAGGCGCTGAGTGCAGCGGTGAAGCGGGGCGTGGAGGTGCGGGTGCTGGTGGACGCGGTGGGCTCGCGCTACACGTGGCCGCCCATCCTGGGCCGGCTGCGGCGAGCCGGCGTCCGCGCCGCGCGCTTCCTGCCGTCGCTGATGCCCTACCGGCTGCCCTTCGCCAACCTGCGCAACCACCGCAAGCTGATGGTGGTGGACGGGCGCGTGGGCTTCACGGGAGGCATGAACATCCGCAAGGCCTTCTGGCCCGGCGAACATGCCGCCGTGGACCTGCACTTCCGCGTCGAAGGACCGCTGGTGGGACAGCTCCAGGAGACCTTCGCGGAGGACTGGGCCTTCACCACGCGCGAGCGGCTGACAGGCGAGGCCTGGTTCCCGCCGCTCACCGAAGTGGGCACCGTGCTCGCGCGAGGCATCGCGGACGGCCCGGACGAGGACTTCGAGACGCTGCGCACGGTGCTGCTGGGGGCCCTGGCCACGGCGCGAACGTCGGTGCGCATCGTCACGCCCTACTTCCTCCCGGACACGGCGCTCATCACCGCGCTGAGCGTGGCGGCGCTGCGCGGCGTCCAGGTGGACATCCTCCTTCCCGAGAAGGGCAATCTTCCGCTGGTGCAGTGGGCCGCCTGGGCGCAGTTGTGGCAGGTGCTGCGGCCGGGCTGCCGCATCTTCCTCACCGCCCCGCCCTTCGACCACACGAAGCTGATGGTGGTGGACGGCGTGTGGTCGCTCATCGGCTCGGCCAACTGGGACCCGCGCTCGCTGCGGCTCAACTTCGAGTTCAACGTGGAGTGCTACGACACCGCGCTGGCCATGCAGTTGGAGGGCGTGGTGGCCGCGCGGCTGCGCAACGCGCGGCCCCTCACGTTGGAGCAGGTGGACGCGCGCGCCCTGCCCATCCGCCTGCGGGATGGGCTGGCGCGGCTGCTGTCGCCGTACCTCTAG
- a CDS encoding MBL fold metallo-hydrolase, producing the protein MELGFETIGNATLICHDHGPVLVTDPWTDGSAYFGSWTLSHEIPAAQREAIQACAYVWLSHGHPDHLSMESLGALRSCTLLVPNHFGHRMRDDLRGQGFKVHVLADRVWTQLSPRIRVMCLPDVNQDAVLLVDMDGRLLVNLNDAGDRGAGHFVRKVVSGYQESYLLALSGYGDADMINFFTEDGQRIAPHAAAKTPVGRTIARQAEFYGVRYFIPFSSMHKYQRADSVWASEYTTRLEDYGRGFESRTCSLLPAFIRHDFIRGQTERIQPRERVLRPVDPKAFGDDWSDSLDTDEVTALTTYFLGVEHLGRTLDFLRFRVGGREHVIEFQKRRFRRGITFEVPRGSLMSAVRYQVFDDLLIGNFMKTTLHGDFGAGRLYPDFSPYVAKYADNGQARTRNELRTYFADYRKRDPLGFLRAKVETHCVRPLQTQSAELLRMLLPQDSRGYRAAKETFWRVRRALL; encoded by the coding sequence ATGGAACTGGGCTTCGAGACGATTGGAAACGCCACGCTCATCTGCCACGACCACGGTCCGGTGTTGGTGACCGACCCGTGGACGGACGGCAGCGCATACTTCGGGAGTTGGACGCTGTCGCATGAGATTCCGGCGGCGCAGCGCGAGGCCATCCAGGCTTGTGCCTACGTGTGGCTGTCTCATGGCCACCCGGACCACCTGAGCATGGAATCGCTGGGCGCGCTGCGCTCGTGCACGCTGCTGGTGCCCAACCACTTCGGCCACCGCATGCGCGATGACTTGCGCGGGCAGGGCTTCAAGGTGCACGTGCTGGCGGACCGGGTGTGGACGCAGTTGTCACCGCGCATCCGCGTCATGTGCTTGCCGGACGTGAACCAGGACGCCGTCCTGCTGGTGGACATGGACGGGCGGCTGCTGGTCAACCTCAATGACGCGGGGGACCGCGGGGCCGGCCACTTCGTGCGCAAGGTGGTCAGCGGGTATCAGGAGTCGTATCTCCTGGCCCTGTCCGGGTACGGCGACGCGGACATGATCAACTTCTTCACCGAGGACGGGCAGCGCATCGCGCCCCATGCCGCGGCGAAGACGCCCGTGGGCCGGACCATTGCCCGGCAGGCGGAGTTTTACGGGGTGCGCTACTTCATCCCCTTCAGCTCCATGCACAAGTACCAGCGGGCCGACAGCGTCTGGGCTTCCGAGTACACCACCCGGCTGGAGGACTACGGCCGGGGCTTCGAGTCGCGCACCTGTTCGCTGCTGCCCGCGTTCATCCGCCACGACTTCATTCGCGGTCAGACGGAGCGAATCCAGCCCCGGGAGCGCGTCCTGCGCCCGGTGGACCCCAAGGCCTTCGGTGACGACTGGAGCGATTCACTGGACACGGATGAGGTGACGGCGCTCACGACCTACTTCCTCGGCGTGGAGCACCTGGGGCGCACGCTCGACTTCCTGCGCTTCCGCGTGGGAGGCCGGGAGCACGTCATCGAATTCCAGAAGCGCCGCTTCCGCCGGGGCATCACCTTCGAGGTGCCACGTGGCTCGTTGATGTCGGCCGTGCGCTACCAGGTCTTCGACGACCTGCTCATCGGCAACTTCATGAAGACGACGCTGCACGGCGACTTCGGCGCGGGGCGGCTCTACCCGGACTTCAGTCCCTATGTGGCCAAGTACGCGGACAACGGGCAGGCGCGCACGCGCAACGAGCTGCGGACCTATTTCGCGGACTACCGCAAGCGCGACCCGCTGGGCTTCCTGCGTGCCAAGGTGGAGACGCATTGTGTGCGGCCCCTGCAGACGCAGTCCGCGGAGCTGCTGCGCATGCTGCTGCCCCAGGACTCGCGGGGCTACCGTGCCGCCAAGGAGACCTTCTGGCGGGTCCGGCGCGCTCTGCTCTAG
- a CDS encoding DNA topoisomerase 3, giving the protein MRWEEMGETPREDRRGGRDGGAKASSGRSSLLAVLAEKPSVARDIARVLGANERGEGWLRGNGYVVTWAIGHLVGLAQPHEIRADWKKWSRALLPMLPADWPLVVSKETRSQFEVVKQVLNAPEVSSVVCATDAGREGELIFRYIYDAAKCRKPVQRLWVSSLTERAIQDGFRRLADGREYEALAAAAMGRSRADWLVGMNLSRLYTLAHGGHGEMLSVGRVQTPTLAMVVERELAIRDFVPRDYLELVATFAPRAKGVPPDALYKGTWFRSGPDGKPVAPPGFEGVREARRLDANGVEAQAIIDRVRAGRAIIESLESEEKRMAPPLLYDLTELQRHANRLHGFSAQRTLEVAQALYEKHKLLSYPRTASRHLSRTVADTLPEVVNAIRGPYEEDLAVGTGARALGKRYVDDAKVTDHHAIIPTPTAPGGVRLSPDEQRVYDLVCRRLLQAWHEDHVWRVTTVITAVTSAGAPPVVDRFQSTGTQVEQVGWKVLDIGGGQKAPRLKSEGRKGEDAEREPEDEPQTLPSGLARAQPQSVEDVEAVKKRTRPPPRFTDATLLTAMESAGRALDEKELADAMRETGLGTPATRAAIIEVLLDREYLRRRGKVMEATEKGIHLIQVVHPDVKTPAMTGQWEAWLQRIERGEGQLDEFIRGIEAYVIEVVGHGATAPQRPPRNEVLGAPPGAGWGQGGAAQVASEGAAAAHGAGAGARGPGGQGAFAESSAERFGDASAGGAGRGRQGAFTEASAERFADAAPGVQGQGRPGALSEASEPLFGTRRSRTSGSVGRSEPHGEPLSSTMSPGGGAASRLPRADGTGWNAGAWENTGAARAPVNRARTPASAASTGQRPERVRRAPTAPEALRPLLKEAFGFSDFRPYQEAVCRAATAGEDLLLVMPTGAGKSLCYQLPGLARAGTTLVVSPLIALMEDQVARLQSLGFAADRIHSGRDRAMSRQVCADYLEDRLDFLFIAPERLGVPGFVEFLARRTPALIAVDEAHCISQWGHDFRPDYRLLGARLPLLRPAPVVALTATATPDVQRDIVQQLGLQGPGGKARTFIHGFRRTNIAIEVRELNPGARGDAIQGLLEDEENRPAIVYAATRKHAEQLADQLAGEFPAAAYHAGLQPSERDRVQAEFLRGSLEVIVATTAFGMGIDKADVRTVIHAALPASLEGYYQELGRAGRDGKPSRAVLLHSYIDRRTHEFFHRRDYPEAYVLERLFKSTAPQLEPKAVLQGRVRGDPEVFDKALEQLWIHGGVVMTPDETVMRGKPGWSASYSAQRDRKLLHLEQMGRYAEAHGCRMKQLVGHFGDTQDSGEPCGLCDVCAPEDCATLRFAEPTSAERHWLERILESLQERDGQATGRLHRELFGESLPRRDFERLVGGLVRAGLTRLEVDSFDKDGQVISFQRLALTDEGRRTRAVDPQRVVLPLPLEKAAKRKRGKGAEKGTAKRATAKKRTVRAKAGAATRRTASESDEEDSPTHWRANAPSKSTAGAPRASRSTGAPSGSASGRRAAAEPSPKMVEALKAWRLAEARKRRVPAFRILTDRVLEAIASACPENGSELMAIHGVGPSLTERYGAQILSLVARRS; this is encoded by the coding sequence ATGAGGTGGGAAGAGATGGGCGAGACGCCCCGGGAGGACAGGCGCGGAGGCAGGGACGGCGGTGCGAAGGCGTCCTCCGGTCGCTCCTCCCTGCTGGCCGTGCTGGCGGAGAAGCCCTCGGTGGCGCGCGACATCGCGCGGGTGCTGGGGGCGAACGAGCGCGGTGAGGGCTGGCTGCGCGGCAATGGCTACGTGGTGACGTGGGCCATCGGGCACCTGGTGGGCCTGGCGCAGCCCCATGAGATTCGCGCGGACTGGAAGAAGTGGAGCCGCGCGCTGCTGCCCATGCTCCCGGCGGACTGGCCGCTGGTCGTCTCCAAGGAGACGCGCAGCCAGTTCGAGGTGGTGAAGCAGGTGCTCAACGCGCCGGAGGTGTCCTCGGTGGTGTGCGCAACGGACGCGGGGCGCGAGGGCGAGCTTATCTTCCGGTACATCTACGACGCGGCGAAGTGCCGCAAGCCGGTACAGCGGCTGTGGGTGTCGTCGCTGACGGAGCGGGCCATCCAGGACGGCTTCCGCCGGCTCGCGGACGGCCGTGAATACGAAGCGCTGGCCGCCGCGGCCATGGGGCGCAGCCGGGCGGACTGGCTGGTGGGGATGAACCTGTCGCGCCTGTACACGCTGGCGCACGGGGGCCATGGAGAGATGCTGAGCGTGGGCCGGGTGCAGACGCCCACGCTGGCCATGGTGGTGGAGCGCGAGTTGGCCATCCGCGACTTCGTGCCGCGTGACTACCTGGAGCTCGTGGCCACCTTCGCGCCCAGGGCGAAGGGGGTTCCGCCGGACGCGCTGTACAAGGGCACGTGGTTCCGCTCGGGGCCGGATGGCAAGCCCGTGGCGCCCCCGGGCTTCGAGGGCGTGCGCGAGGCGCGGCGGCTGGATGCGAACGGCGTGGAGGCGCAGGCCATCATCGACCGGGTGCGCGCCGGGCGGGCCATCATCGAATCGCTGGAGTCGGAGGAGAAGAGGATGGCGCCTCCGCTCCTCTACGACTTGACGGAGTTGCAGCGGCACGCCAACCGGCTCCATGGCTTCAGCGCGCAGCGCACGCTGGAGGTGGCGCAGGCGCTCTACGAGAAGCACAAGCTGTTGAGCTATCCGCGCACCGCCAGCCGGCACCTGTCACGCACCGTGGCGGACACGCTGCCGGAGGTGGTGAACGCCATTCGCGGGCCCTACGAGGAGGACCTGGCCGTCGGTACGGGGGCTCGGGCGCTGGGCAAGCGCTATGTGGATGACGCGAAGGTGACGGACCACCACGCCATCATCCCCACGCCCACGGCGCCGGGCGGGGTGCGGCTGTCTCCGGACGAGCAGCGCGTCTATGACCTGGTGTGCCGGCGTCTGCTCCAGGCGTGGCACGAGGACCACGTCTGGCGGGTCACCACGGTCATCACCGCGGTGACGTCGGCAGGGGCGCCGCCCGTGGTGGACCGCTTCCAGAGCACGGGCACCCAGGTGGAGCAGGTGGGCTGGAAGGTGCTGGACATTGGCGGCGGACAGAAGGCGCCGCGGCTGAAGTCGGAGGGGCGCAAGGGCGAGGACGCGGAGCGGGAGCCGGAGGACGAGCCCCAGACGCTGCCGTCGGGGTTGGCGCGCGCGCAGCCGCAGTCCGTGGAGGACGTGGAGGCGGTGAAGAAGCGCACGCGTCCGCCTCCCCGCTTCACGGATGCGACGCTGCTGACGGCCATGGAGTCGGCGGGGCGGGCGTTGGATGAGAAGGAGCTCGCGGACGCGATGCGCGAGACGGGCCTGGGGACTCCCGCCACCCGCGCGGCCATCATCGAGGTGCTGCTGGACCGCGAGTACCTGCGCCGCCGGGGCAAGGTGATGGAGGCCACGGAGAAGGGCATCCATCTCATCCAGGTGGTGCACCCGGATGTGAAGACGCCGGCCATGACGGGCCAGTGGGAGGCGTGGCTCCAGCGCATCGAGCGCGGCGAAGGCCAGCTCGATGAGTTCATCCGTGGCATCGAGGCGTATGTCATCGAGGTGGTGGGCCATGGCGCCACCGCGCCGCAACGGCCTCCGCGCAACGAGGTGTTGGGGGCTCCACCTGGAGCAGGTTGGGGGCAGGGCGGCGCGGCGCAGGTGGCGAGCGAGGGCGCGGCCGCGGCGCACGGCGCTGGCGCGGGAGCGCGTGGCCCTGGCGGGCAGGGGGCGTTCGCGGAGTCCTCTGCTGAGCGTTTCGGGGATGCTTCGGCGGGGGGGGCGGGGCGTGGCCGGCAGGGGGCGTTCACGGAGGCTTCTGCCGAGCGCTTCGCGGATGCCGCGCCGGGTGTGCAGGGACAGGGACGCCCGGGCGCGCTCTCGGAGGCTTCGGAGCCGCTCTTCGGGACGCGGCGGAGCAGGACCTCGGGCTCCGTGGGTCGCTCGGAGCCTCATGGCGAGCCGCTGTCCTCCACCATGTCACCGGGCGGAGGCGCGGCCTCGCGTCTTCCTCGGGCGGACGGCACAGGCTGGAACGCCGGGGCCTGGGAGAACACGGGCGCTGCTCGCGCTCCAGTGAACCGTGCGAGGACCCCGGCGTCAGCCGCGTCCACCGGGCAGCGGCCGGAGCGCGTGCGGCGCGCACCGACGGCGCCCGAGGCGCTGCGTCCGCTGCTGAAGGAGGCGTTCGGCTTCTCGGACTTCCGGCCGTATCAGGAGGCCGTGTGCCGCGCGGCCACGGCGGGAGAGGACCTGCTGCTCGTGATGCCCACGGGCGCGGGCAAGTCGCTCTGCTATCAGTTGCCGGGTCTGGCGCGCGCAGGCACCACGCTGGTGGTGAGTCCGCTCATCGCGCTGATGGAGGACCAGGTGGCGCGGCTCCAGTCGCTCGGCTTCGCGGCGGACCGCATCCACTCCGGAAGAGACCGGGCCATGTCGCGGCAGGTGTGCGCGGACTACCTGGAGGACCGGCTCGACTTCCTGTTCATCGCGCCCGAGCGGCTCGGCGTTCCGGGCTTCGTGGAGTTCCTGGCGCGCCGCACGCCCGCGCTCATCGCGGTGGACGAGGCCCACTGCATCTCCCAGTGGGGACACGACTTCCGCCCGGACTATCGACTCCTGGGCGCGCGTTTGCCCCTGCTGCGCCCCGCGCCCGTGGTGGCGCTCACCGCCACCGCCACGCCGGACGTGCAGCGGGACATCGTTCAGCAGCTCGGCCTGCAAGGCCCCGGGGGCAAGGCGCGCACCTTCATTCACGGCTTCCGCCGCACCAACATCGCCATCGAGGTGCGGGAGCTGAACCCCGGCGCGCGCGGCGACGCCATCCAGGGATTGCTCGAGGACGAGGAGAACCGGCCCGCGATTGTCTACGCGGCCACGCGCAAGCACGCCGAGCAGCTCGCGGACCAGCTCGCGGGCGAGTTCCCCGCGGCCGCCTATCACGCGGGGCTCCAGCCTTCGGAGCGAGATCGGGTGCAGGCCGAGTTCCTCCGGGGCTCGCTGGAGGTCATCGTGGCCACCACGGCGTTCGGCATGGGCATCGACAAGGCGGACGTGCGCACCGTCATCCACGCGGCGCTCCCCGCCAGCCTGGAGGGCTACTACCAGGAGCTGGGCCGCGCGGGCCGCGATGGGAAGCCGTCGCGCGCGGTGCTGCTGCATTCGTACATCGACCGGCGCACGCACGAGTTCTTCCACCGGCGCGACTACCCGGAGGCGTACGTGCTGGAGCGGCTGTTCAAGTCCACGGCGCCGCAGCTCGAGCCCAAGGCCGTGCTCCAGGGCCGCGTGCGAGGAGACCCCGAGGTCTTCGACAAGGCACTGGAGCAGCTCTGGATTCACGGCGGCGTCGTCATGACGCCTGACGAGACGGTGATGCGCGGGAAGCCGGGCTGGTCCGCGTCGTACTCGGCCCAGCGCGATCGCAAACTGCTGCACCTGGAGCAGATGGGGCGCTACGCGGAGGCCCATGGCTGCCGCATGAAGCAGCTCGTGGGGCACTTCGGTGACACCCAGGATTCGGGTGAGCCGTGCGGCCTGTGTGATGTCTGCGCGCCGGAGGACTGCGCCACGCTGCGCTTCGCCGAGCCGACCTCCGCGGAGCGGCACTGGCTGGAGCGCATCCTGGAGTCGCTCCAGGAGCGGGACGGACAGGCCACCGGAAGGCTCCACCGCGAGTTGTTTGGAGAGTCCCTGCCACGGCGCGACTTCGAGCGACTGGTGGGCGGACTGGTTCGCGCCGGGCTGACGCGCTTGGAGGTGGACTCGTTCGACAAGGACGGGCAGGTCATTTCGTTCCAGCGTCTCGCCCTGACGGACGAGGGCCGGCGCACGCGCGCGGTGGACCCCCAGCGAGTGGTCCTGCCGTTGCCCCTGGAGAAGGCCGCGAAGCGCAAGCGGGGCAAGGGCGCGGAGAAGGGCACCGCGAAGCGGGCCACGGCCAAGAAACGCACGGTCCGCGCCAAGGCCGGGGCCGCGACGCGGCGCACGGCATCCGAATCCGATGAGGAAGACTCGCCGACGCACTGGCGCGCGAACGCTCCCTCGAAGAGCACCGCCGGGGCGCCACGTGCGTCCCGGAGCACGGGGGCTCCGAGTGGCTCCGCGTCAGGCCGCCGCGCCGCGGCCGAGCCTTCTCCGAAGATGGTGGAGGCCTTGAAGGCCTGGCGGCTCGCGGAGGCGCGCAAGCGGCGGGTGCCTGCCTTCCGCATCCTCACGGACCGGGTGCTGGAGGCCATCGCGTCGGCCTGTCCGGAGAATGGCTCGGAGTTGATGGCCATCCACGGGGTGGGGCCCTCCCTCACGGAGCGCTACGGCGCGCAGATTCTTTCCCTCGTGGCGCGCAGGAGCTGA
- a CDS encoding NAD-dependent epimerase/dehydratase family protein produces the protein MTLSRRSVIQGAAAVGSLWAMGCATTGTSGTTASSTQGQGEQSSAPAAPLRILILGGTAFLGPALVEFARSRGHTVTLFNRGKTKPGLFPDVEKLTGDRDPNKGEGLKALEGRKWDAVVDTSGYVPRVVRASAELLAPHVQHYTFVSSISVYKDLSRQGLDETATVATVEDATTEDVEEHYGALKALCEQAAEAAMPGRVFNVRPGLIVGPDDPSDRFTYWPLRVARGGEVLAPGDGVDPLQFIDARDLAAFIIRSVEARTTGIFNATGPSQDLLMRDFLEANKTTLGSDARFTWVDTDFLTKHKVEAWSDMPAWMPRNGKEGGIGKVSIAKALAAGITFRPASETIRDTVAWFKTLPPERQAKPRSGLSAEREKEVLAAWHQERGTANAG, from the coding sequence ATGACGCTGTCTCGCAGGAGTGTGATTCAGGGAGCGGCCGCGGTCGGCTCGCTCTGGGCCATGGGGTGCGCCACCACGGGCACGTCCGGCACCACCGCGTCTTCCACCCAGGGGCAAGGGGAGCAGTCCTCCGCGCCCGCCGCGCCGCTGCGCATCCTCATCCTGGGCGGCACCGCGTTCCTGGGGCCGGCGCTGGTGGAGTTCGCGCGCTCGCGCGGCCACACCGTCACGCTCTTCAACCGGGGGAAGACGAAGCCGGGCCTCTTCCCGGACGTGGAGAAGCTGACGGGCGACCGCGACCCGAACAAGGGCGAGGGCCTGAAGGCGCTGGAGGGCCGCAAGTGGGACGCGGTGGTGGACACCTCCGGCTACGTGCCGCGCGTCGTGCGCGCCTCCGCGGAGCTGCTGGCCCCTCACGTCCAGCACTACACCTTCGTGTCCTCCATCTCCGTCTACAAGGATTTGTCACGGCAGGGGCTCGACGAGACGGCCACCGTGGCCACGGTGGAGGACGCGACGACGGAAGACGTGGAGGAGCACTACGGCGCGCTGAAGGCGCTGTGCGAGCAGGCCGCCGAGGCCGCCATGCCGGGTCGCGTCTTCAACGTGAGGCCGGGCCTCATTGTCGGGCCGGACGACCCGTCCGACCGCTTCACCTACTGGCCGCTGCGTGTGGCGCGTGGCGGTGAGGTGTTGGCGCCCGGCGACGGCGTGGACCCGCTGCAGTTCATCGACGCGCGGGACCTGGCGGCGTTCATCATCCGCTCCGTGGAGGCCCGCACCACCGGCATCTTCAACGCCACCGGCCCCAGTCAGGACCTGCTGATGCGGGACTTCCTGGAGGCGAACAAGACGACCCTGGGCAGCGACGCGCGCTTCACGTGGGTGGACACCGACTTCCTCACGAAGCACAAGGTGGAGGCGTGGTCGGACATGCCCGCCTGGATGCCGCGCAACGGGAAAGAGGGTGGCATCGGCAAGGTGAGCATCGCCAAGGCGCTGGCGGCGGGCATCACGTTCCGTCCGGCGTCGGAGACGATTCGCGACACGGTGGCCTGGTTCAAGACGCTGCCTCCCGAGCGTCAAGCGAAGCCGCGCTCCGGCCTGTCCGCCGAGCGCGAGAAGGAAGTGCTGGCCGCTTGGCACCAGGAGCGCGGCACCGCCAACGCGGGCTGA
- a CDS encoding NTP/NDP exchange transporter, translating into MEVLGIRCPGPRWAAHVNSSILRRFVDVRDEEVGAVRWSFLYFFTLMCGYAILRPIRNEMGTAGSVKGLDWLFTATFLVMLAAVPAFSALVSRWPRRVVIPRIYRFFLLNLLGFFVLLKLGVARETVARVFYVWLSVYNLFVVSIFWSFMADVFASGQSKRLFGFIAAGGTTGMLVGPFLVGRLAEPVGPVNLILISVVLLEVSAQCVRRLSGWAQDVQQQPAAAQGPVGGGVLAGLRLIVTSPFLLALGLQVLLYAATSTFLYFQEVRLVAALGSDAASRTALFGDIDFYVQLATLGLQTLVTGRVISWLGLGAGLAVAPVVTGLGFLGMAAMPVLTVLILFKAVRGASHYALERPSREVLFTTVDREARYKSKSFIDTVVYRGSDTVSAWLQGGLAKLGLGMTGLSLAAVPLAGLWLGVSLYLARHQRRQAEPVPAAAPEAPVSEEVAAR; encoded by the coding sequence ATGGAGGTCCTGGGAATACGTTGCCCGGGGCCTCGTTGGGCCGCTCACGTGAATTCCTCCATACTCAGGCGATTCGTGGACGTTCGGGACGAGGAAGTCGGCGCCGTCCGCTGGTCGTTCCTGTATTTCTTCACGCTGATGTGTGGCTATGCCATCCTCCGGCCCATCCGCAACGAGATGGGCACGGCGGGCAGCGTGAAGGGGTTGGACTGGCTCTTCACCGCCACCTTCCTGGTGATGCTCGCGGCGGTGCCTGCCTTTTCCGCCCTGGTGTCGCGTTGGCCCCGGCGGGTGGTGATTCCTCGCATCTACCGCTTCTTCCTGCTCAACCTGCTGGGCTTCTTCGTGCTCTTGAAGCTCGGGGTGGCGCGGGAGACGGTGGCGCGCGTCTTCTATGTCTGGTTGAGCGTCTACAACCTGTTCGTCGTCTCCATCTTCTGGAGCTTCATGGCGGACGTCTTCGCCAGCGGACAGAGCAAGCGGCTCTTCGGCTTCATCGCCGCGGGCGGCACCACGGGCATGCTGGTGGGGCCCTTCCTGGTGGGGCGGCTCGCTGAGCCGGTGGGCCCGGTGAATCTCATCCTCATCTCGGTGGTGTTGCTGGAGGTGAGCGCACAGTGTGTGCGCCGGCTGAGCGGCTGGGCCCAGGACGTCCAGCAGCAGCCCGCGGCGGCGCAGGGCCCGGTGGGCGGCGGCGTGCTCGCGGGGTTGCGGCTCATCGTGACGTCGCCATTCCTGCTGGCGCTGGGGCTCCAGGTGCTGCTCTACGCGGCGACCTCCACGTTCCTCTACTTCCAGGAGGTGCGGCTCGTCGCCGCGCTTGGCAGCGACGCGGCCAGCCGCACCGCCCTCTTCGGTGACATCGACTTCTACGTGCAACTGGCGACGCTGGGGTTGCAGACGCTCGTCACGGGGCGTGTCATCTCCTGGCTGGGGCTGGGGGCGGGGCTCGCCGTGGCGCCGGTGGTGACGGGCCTGGGCTTCCTGGGGATGGCCGCCATGCCGGTGCTGACCGTGCTCATCCTGTTCAAGGCGGTGCGCGGCGCAAGCCACTATGCGCTGGAGCGGCCCTCGCGCGAGGTGCTCTTCACCACCGTGGACCGCGAGGCGCGCTACAAGTCGAAGAGCTTCATCGACACGGTGGTGTACCGCGGCAGCGACACGGTGAGCGCCTGGCTCCAGGGGGGCCTCGCGAAGCTGGGCCTGGGCATGACGGGCCTGTCGCTGGCGGCGGTGCCCCTGGCAGGGCTGTGGCTGGGCGTGTCGCTGTATCTCGCGCGCCACCAGCGGAGGCAGGCGGAGCCGGTGCCGGCCGCCGCGCCCGAGGCGCCGGTGTCCGAAGAAGTCGCGGCCCGCTAG